A window from Kovacikia minuta CCNUW1 encodes these proteins:
- a CDS encoding PAS domain-containing protein produces the protein METDSANLLKQLQSTLCRLEKALGAIADAVVWTDAEQRIERCNPAFSRLVNRFDPNVVGSCLRDVLPLQQAGNFLAITEYPDAKLRAHSYEPTLYEFHPTPHTPHPTPPHPTPHTSHPTPHTPHPTPHTPPPRNLR, from the coding sequence ATGGAAACCGATTCAGCCAACCTGCTGAAGCAGTTGCAATCGACCCTATGCAGGCTAGAGAAAGCCCTAGGAGCGATCGCAGATGCTGTTGTCTGGACGGATGCAGAGCAGCGAATCGAGCGGTGTAATCCGGCGTTTAGCCGTCTGGTCAACCGTTTTGACCCTAATGTAGTTGGCTCTTGCCTCAGGGATGTGTTGCCCCTACAACAGGCTGGAAATTTCCTTGCCATCACAGAGTATCCTGACGCAAAGCTCCGCGCCCACTCCTACGAACCTACCCTCTACGAATTCCACCCCACACCCCACACCCCACACCCCACACCCCCACACCCCACACCCCACACCTCACACCCCACACCCCACACCCCACACCCCACACCCCACACCCCACCTCCTCGAAATCTCCGGTGA
- a CDS encoding BamA/TamA family outer membrane protein: MHVPSVQFVQRSGIGVVVAVSIHILTVPAGGAQSPANPSPPLERSSTQAADLLPAPSPDEQTGETPNFVDQTNFTIRSTFGTQKEQGFSFDFGSAFADPTALQGPNRDYPTAAQATLDGGDLPIPLYIQQRINGNQRFVLELTADPISQESVAFDLGYSIKPESLPGFFSANLSNTRSTVNVFAKGRRDVRLAHNQKPWLHRLGGGIEYFQPFSPDLGAALGVNYQRVSVRNRAFTSRLSPRDILGNPLTFSDTGQDDLLTLNLSAYYRAVDDPTYATEGTKARLGVDQSIPVGDASITYTRLSGNVSQFIPLNLFGFTQGPRTLVLNLQGGTILGDVPAYEAFTLGGSSTLRGYDGGTVGSGSSFILATAEYRFPIVNFTLFKREIQTRGVLFVEYGSVLGTESEVRGNPSQARLKPGDGSSYGFGFHFLIPFGLLRVEFGWNDRGGSEITVDLGDRF; the protein is encoded by the coding sequence ATGCACGTGCCATCTGTACAGTTTGTTCAGAGATCGGGTATAGGAGTGGTAGTCGCCGTTTCTATCCATATACTCACTGTTCCTGCTGGTGGGGCACAGTCCCCTGCCAATCCTTCTCCACCGTTGGAGCGATCGTCTACCCAGGCAGCAGACTTGCTACCTGCCCCTTCTCCCGATGAACAAACGGGTGAAACGCCAAACTTTGTCGATCAAACCAATTTCACGATCAGGTCAACCTTTGGAACCCAGAAAGAGCAGGGGTTTTCATTCGATTTTGGATCAGCATTTGCCGATCCAACAGCGCTCCAGGGTCCCAATCGTGACTATCCAACTGCCGCCCAAGCCACCCTTGATGGTGGGGATCTGCCAATCCCACTGTATATTCAGCAACGAATCAATGGAAACCAGCGGTTTGTCCTGGAATTAACCGCAGATCCGATTTCCCAGGAAAGCGTTGCGTTTGATCTAGGCTATTCAATTAAACCAGAATCTTTACCTGGATTCTTTTCAGCCAACCTGTCCAATACGCGATCGACGGTCAACGTTTTTGCCAAGGGCAGACGGGATGTACGGCTTGCCCATAACCAAAAGCCGTGGCTACATCGGCTGGGGGGTGGAATTGAGTATTTCCAACCCTTCTCACCGGATTTGGGTGCAGCGTTGGGAGTCAATTACCAGCGGGTTTCGGTGCGCAACCGGGCTTTTACTTCCCGTCTTAGTCCAAGAGATATTCTGGGCAATCCGCTGACCTTTTCCGATACAGGACAGGATGATTTACTGACCCTGAATCTGTCTGCTTATTATCGCGCCGTCGATGATCCCACCTATGCTACAGAGGGAACCAAAGCCAGGCTAGGTGTAGATCAGTCCATTCCCGTTGGTGATGCCAGCATTACCTATACCCGCCTTAGCGGCAACGTTAGTCAGTTCATTCCCTTAAACCTGTTTGGGTTTACCCAGGGACCACGCACGCTGGTGTTAAATCTGCAAGGCGGCACAATTTTGGGAGATGTACCCGCCTATGAAGCGTTCACCCTGGGTGGTAGTTCTACTTTGCGGGGTTACGATGGCGGAACAGTTGGATCGGGTAGCAGTTTTATTCTGGCTACCGCTGAATATCGGTTTCCGATCGTTAATTTCACCCTATTTAAGCGAGAAATCCAAACCAGAGGAGTTTTGTTCGTCGAATACGGCAGTGTTTTGGGTACAGAGAGCGAAGTTAGAGGGAACCCATCGCAGGCACGACTGAAACCTGGGGATGGCTCCAGCTATGGGTTTGGGTTCCATTTCCTGATTCCCTTCGGACTCCTCCGAGTTGAGTTTGGTTGGAACGATCGCGGGGGCAGCGAAATTACGGTTGATCTGGGCGATCGATTCTAA
- a CDS encoding DUF4912 domain-containing protein, with protein MMLPKKDTPIVTLALLLTLSAASEPFIHKFLTTHPVLAQSASPTATPLPPVAPKDKLVRIDGSTSMATINQALKQRYETQYSGTTVDLTYNGTRSALQALLDGKIDLAAIGRSLTPEEKAKGFIQVPVSRNKIAMVVGPNNSFTGSLSDRQFAQIFRGEITDWSQVGGSPGPIRFIDRPEDSDTRQALQNYPVFRVAPFAAGANAVRLPNDTTETVIQELGTDGISYAIADQVVEKPGVTVLKMHGTLPSDPRYPFSQPLVYVYRGTPPAAVKSFLAYVTAQENKAAIEEARVEGATASPSPIAEATASPSPAATPTPAASPDPAVSPTPAASPDPAASTGVRDISPWWLLLPAAILGLAWFWGNRGAGAPPVASSTPAAGTAATGGITPSPVPPVPSPTPAPASVAPIDAPEGTAVREASIPPATREGAEVPGIASVTPPITPVEAATPAVGAGAAGAAIAAGAGAAALAGLAGAKSRANSTITLTPRDAYQAYTKWDAPEEHRAELQAQGGDNLMLRLYDVTGQDPKTYTPENFEEFDVSEQDWDRNLPVLSDRDYVSEVGYTAPEGRWLPLARSNPIRIKSPNLVAPPVELVHPPEGSPAVEAIPLIQTLSPPAPDTGAIAGVAGAAIAGGAALSALSSDPQSDVEAAKFDVGQTDLSSESLASVDAGLPDLPDGYGESRIVLMPRDPQWAYSYWDTPDEHKSELRRQGGEKLALRIYDVTDIDLNQQASHSLQQYDCDELARDWYVPIPVSDRDYIAEIGYVTGDGRWLMLARSAPCRIPPVYPSDWYEEHFATVSWEENLRGRTILDLVPPSQIMGSAAPIYDQVFGMSESAEAMRIAGSLFGSMQHVPGSVFGSAQMASGQALSSFQAIPGQAVSSYIFPSGVGMGVVPTFSGLTMSGVGFSASMPPIRARKFWLVADAELIIYGATEPDATVTIAGRPITLNPDGTFRFQMSFQDGLLDFPIMAVAADGEQNRAIHMKFTRETPERRTNTKDEAQEEPF; from the coding sequence ATGATGTTGCCAAAAAAAGATACTCCAATCGTTACTCTAGCGCTCTTGCTAACTCTATCTGCCGCCTCTGAACCTTTTATACACAAGTTTTTAACGACCCATCCGGTTCTGGCTCAATCTGCATCTCCAACGGCTACACCCCTGCCCCCGGTTGCCCCGAAGGATAAATTGGTACGGATTGATGGCTCGACCAGCATGGCAACGATTAATCAGGCGTTGAAGCAGCGTTACGAAACCCAATATTCTGGGACAACGGTTGATTTGACCTACAACGGTACCCGCTCTGCCCTGCAAGCGTTGCTAGATGGCAAGATTGACCTGGCGGCGATCGGGCGTTCTCTAACGCCAGAGGAGAAGGCGAAGGGATTCATCCAGGTGCCGGTCTCTCGGAATAAAATTGCGATGGTGGTTGGTCCTAACAACTCCTTTACGGGCAGCCTCAGTGATCGGCAATTTGCCCAAATTTTCCGGGGCGAAATTACGGATTGGTCGCAAGTGGGCGGTTCTCCCGGTCCAATTCGCTTTATTGACCGCCCGGAGGATAGTGATACTCGCCAGGCGTTACAGAATTATCCTGTTTTCAGGGTAGCGCCCTTTGCGGCGGGTGCCAATGCGGTCAGGTTACCCAATGACACGACAGAGACGGTGATTCAGGAGCTAGGGACTGATGGCATCAGCTATGCGATCGCTGACCAGGTAGTAGAGAAACCGGGTGTGACTGTCCTCAAGATGCATGGAACGCTTCCCAGCGACCCCCGTTATCCCTTCTCCCAACCGCTGGTCTACGTGTATCGGGGTACTCCCCCTGCTGCGGTCAAAAGCTTCCTGGCTTACGTCACTGCTCAGGAAAATAAGGCGGCGATCGAGGAGGCACGGGTTGAGGGGGCAACCGCTTCTCCCTCCCCTATTGCAGAGGCAACCGCTTCTCCCTCGCCTGCGGCGACTCCTACCCCGGCAGCCAGCCCTGACCCCGCAGTCAGCCCTACCCCGGCAGCCAGCCCTGACCCCGCCGCCAGTACGGGAGTCAGGGATATCTCTCCCTGGTGGTTGCTGCTGCCTGCGGCAATTCTCGGGTTAGCCTGGTTTTGGGGTAACCGGGGGGCAGGTGCGCCGCCTGTTGCAAGCAGCACTCCTGCGGCTGGCACAGCGGCGACTGGAGGGATTACTCCCTCCCCGGTTCCCCCCGTGCCCTCTCCCACTCCTGCCCCTGCCTCTGTTGCTCCGATCGACGCTCCTGAAGGGACAGCGGTACGGGAAGCCTCTATTCCTCCTGCAACGAGAGAGGGAGCTGAGGTTCCTGGTATAGCTTCTGTCACTCCACCGATCACACCTGTTGAAGCAGCAACCCCAGCAGTGGGGGCGGGAGCGGCGGGAGCGGCGATCGCAGCGGGAGCGGGAGCGGCTGCCTTGGCGGGGCTGGCAGGGGCAAAATCCCGCGCTAACAGTACCATTACCCTCACCCCCCGCGATGCTTATCAGGCGTACACCAAGTGGGATGCCCCAGAGGAGCATCGGGCTGAGTTGCAGGCGCAGGGCGGCGATAACCTGATGCTGCGGCTGTACGATGTCACTGGACAGGACCCAAAAACCTACACGCCTGAAAACTTTGAAGAATTCGATGTGAGTGAGCAGGACTGGGATCGGAATCTGCCTGTTTTAAGCGATCGTGATTATGTTTCGGAAGTTGGATATACTGCCCCAGAGGGTCGCTGGCTGCCCCTGGCTCGTTCTAACCCCATTCGGATCAAGTCTCCCAATCTGGTTGCTCCCCCCGTTGAGCTGGTTCATCCGCCCGAAGGCTCACCAGCGGTTGAGGCAATTCCCCTCATCCAGACTCTTTCCCCTCCTGCCCCTGATACCGGGGCGATCGCGGGTGTTGCAGGAGCGGCGATCGCCGGGGGGGCTGCCCTTTCCGCTCTCAGCAGCGACCCGCAATCGGATGTGGAAGCCGCTAAGTTTGATGTTGGACAAACGGATCTGAGTAGTGAATCCCTGGCTTCTGTGGATGCGGGGTTGCCCGATTTACCAGACGGTTACGGCGAAAGCCGAATTGTTTTGATGCCCCGCGATCCTCAATGGGCGTATTCCTACTGGGATACCCCGGATGAACACAAGTCGGAACTGCGCCGCCAGGGGGGAGAAAAGCTGGCGCTGCGGATCTATGATGTCACCGATATTGACCTGAACCAGCAGGCTTCCCACAGTCTGCAACAGTATGACTGCGATGAGCTGGCGCGGGATTGGTATGTGCCGATTCCGGTCAGCGATCGCGACTATATTGCCGAAATTGGCTATGTCACCGGTGATGGTCGCTGGTTGATGTTGGCTCGCTCCGCTCCCTGCCGCATTCCCCCTGTCTACCCCTCCGACTGGTATGAGGAACACTTTGCCACGGTTTCCTGGGAAGAGAACCTGCGTGGCAGAACCATTCTGGATCTGGTTCCTCCCAGCCAGATTATGGGATCGGCTGCTCCAATTTATGACCAGGTGTTTGGCATGAGCGAGTCCGCTGAAGCAATGCGCATCGCTGGTTCTCTGTTTGGTTCAATGCAGCATGTTCCTGGTTCTGTCTTTGGGTCCGCCCAGATGGCTTCTGGGCAAGCGTTGAGTTCTTTCCAGGCTATTCCTGGGCAGGCGGTCAGCTCCTATATCTTCCCGTCTGGGGTGGGAATGGGTGTAGTGCCCACTTTTTCTGGCCTCACTATGTCGGGAGTTGGGTTCTCGGCATCCATGCCACCGATTCGCGCTCGCAAGTTCTGGCTGGTTGCGGATGCAGAACTCATTATCTACGGCGCAACTGAACCGGATGCTACCGTGACGATCGCCGGTCGCCCCATCACCCTCAACCCCGATGGTACCTTCCGCTTCCAGATGTCCTTCCAGGATGGCTTGCTAGACTTCCCAATTATGGCGGTTGCTGCCGATGGTGAACAAAATCGGGCGATTCACATGAAGTTTACCCGCGAAACCCCAGAACGACGGACGAATACAAAGGATGAGGCGCAGGAAGAGCCGTTTTAG
- a CDS encoding PAS domain-containing protein produces the protein MVLIIRDVTQEHQALVEHQRTEQEREKYVSLLQATLESTADGILVVTRDRNTPIYNRKFLQMWRMPESLMLPGSADERLQFLSEQTQNSEQFLSRVWQLFRDRPDEVALELLEFKDGRIFERYSQPLRSNGQIIGRAWSFRDVTDYRRTEAALKQAEERYRSIFENAVVGIYQSTPDGHYLSVNPTLARMHGYSSPTEMITTLTDIGQELYVNPDRRIEFQLALHKNYAVTDFEAQVYRKDGSIIWVSENARIVRDDAGGILYYEGTSIDITDRKQTEQGITRK, from the coding sequence GTGGTGCTGATCATTCGGGATGTGACCCAGGAGCACCAGGCGTTAGTCGAGCATCAACGCACGGAACAGGAACGGGAGAAATATGTTTCCTTGCTACAAGCCACCCTGGAATCGACAGCCGATGGAATTTTGGTGGTAACCCGCGATCGCAATACACCCATCTATAACCGCAAATTTCTCCAGATGTGGCGCATGCCCGAATCACTGATGCTGCCCGGCAGTGCCGATGAACGATTACAGTTTTTGAGCGAACAAACCCAAAATTCGGAGCAATTTCTCAGTCGGGTCTGGCAATTATTTCGCGATCGCCCCGATGAAGTTGCCCTGGAACTGCTGGAATTTAAGGACGGTCGGATCTTTGAGCGCTATTCCCAACCCCTTCGCAGCAATGGGCAAATCATTGGACGTGCCTGGAGCTTTCGCGATGTCACCGATTACAGACGCACCGAAGCGGCCCTCAAACAGGCAGAAGAACGGTATCGCAGCATTTTTGAAAATGCCGTTGTTGGGATCTACCAAAGTACTCCCGATGGGCATTACCTGAGCGTCAATCCCACCCTGGCTCGGATGCATGGCTATTCCTCGCCCACAGAAATGATCACGACACTCACGGACATTGGGCAAGAACTTTACGTCAACCCCGATCGCCGCATAGAATTCCAACTCGCACTTCATAAAAACTACGCGGTCACCGATTTTGAAGCCCAGGTCTATCGCAAGGACGGCAGCATCATCTGGGTATCCGAAAATGCCCGTATCGTCCGCGATGACGCAGGTGGCATTCTCTATTACGAAGGCACCAGCATCGATATTACCGATCGCAAGCAAACGGAACAGGGCATTACGCGAAAGTGA
- a CDS encoding PAS domain S-box protein — protein MPVSSAMTQVAFSITKAPASILPIASKRNRALRESEERLRLALEAGRMGSWDWNILTGEVKWSDNLEEIHGMAPGSFGGTFDEFLRIVHPQDRAEVTREIAHAIETGTDYDIEFRILWADGSVHWILGKGLTLRNSAGQAVRMIGLGMDVTDRKRAEEALRQAHQQLAFHIENSPLGVIEWDHELRISHWSHQAEHIFGWKAEELIGKVWSDWSFIYEADQAQVSEIATRLLNGQDQQNISYNRNYAKDGRVLDCEWYNSVLLDDAGKAISILSLIQDVSDRKRTEAALRESEAQYRDLVEAANCIIVRFDTRGIIRFINDYGQRFFGYEANELIGHNVMGTIVPEMESSGRDLNALVHDMRHHPERYALNENENLCKNGDRVWVVWSNKPILDEAGNVVEILSVGTNVTERKQAEEALRRSELKFRNIFNNSQVGIFRTRLEDGLILEANQKYVEFTGLCSPEDVIGKRRSTEFYVHPEDRDRMLEELLATGEVNNFEMQFRQQDGSIRWGMYSVRLNQEEYCLEGVITDITASKQAEEALRRNELKYRNIFENSQVGIGRTRLGDGMFLEVNQRYAEIMGFNTPADLVGRRFTEEFYANPADRDRILEEFDTYGEVRNFEEQLRRPDGSIAWGLLSLRVNPEEGCLDFVLTDISERKRLEEELRQSQQFLNSIIENIPLALFAKDIQNDFRYVLINNSSEKILGFSRTGAIGLTDYDLIPQEQADFFRAQDLQAVQQKTLLEVVEQPLPTTQETILARTLKLPLFDDQGNPTHLLCIAEDITDRKQREEALRLIVEGTASKTGDEFFRACVRYLARVLRVRYALVSEHGEDIGDSVHTLACWSGDGFAENFTYCLQNSPCEQVFQGRTCYYPADLQQLFPEDALLVDMKAESYLGVPLIDSSGEILGHMAVMDNQPMESDPGRELILKIFAARAGAELERKQAEDALARRAQIDSLLSSISRQFIDQDGTTALDFALEAIAQLIEAERASIFEYSPDQSRIHLIQAWHAPNIKPLPHYPNGASVAEFSYLHHQVSQGDVLQIAQISALPPNSAERNFFTSLSVQSAVVVPMIHSDRVVGFLGADVVHYSKTWSHAEINLLKLVGELIAIGRARHKAESALRIAKDAAEAANRAKSAFLANMSHELRTPLNAILGFSQLMERDIALTANQRNSLVTINRSGEHLLNLINDVLEMSKIEAGRVTANPVPFDLLLLLQTLREMFQIRAAAKHLSLQFELASDLPQYVFTDEGKLRQVLINLLGNAIKFTQRGGVVLRLRVEPGEEGSQEPGDAEIQRHRDVETPLPTPHTPHPTPHTPHPTPHTPHPTPHTPYSPPLTLFFEVEDTGCGIALEEMDRLFEPFVQTTVGTQTREGTGLGLAISRQFVQLMGGDIYFVSTVDVGSTFYFEIPVTLADPVEVVPPSTSRRVLRLAPDQPAYRILVVDDRPENRDLIAQLLSTIGFEVRTADNGQEAIAQWQTYHPHLIWMDMRMPVMNGYEATRQIRAKEARNQEPGDAETAQSPHPTPHTPHPTPHTPHPTKIIALTASAFEEQRSNILAAGCDDFVGKPFKEQEIFEKMAHHLGVKYIYEEPEDGDTNTDEHAISSPLPPPSSLQTMSPQWITQLHQAALRVDANQILKLIEQIPESDSALARSLKRLVNDYCFDEILELTQANLN, from the coding sequence ATGCCCGTATCGTCCGCGATGACGCAGGTGGCATTCTCTATTACGAAGGCACCAGCATCGATATTACCGATCGCAAGCAAACGGAACAGGGCATTACGCGAAAGTGAGGAACGGCTACGACTGGCGTTGGAAGCTGGACGCATGGGCAGTTGGGATTGGAATATTCTGACTGGCGAGGTGAAATGGTCAGACAACCTGGAAGAAATTCATGGCATGGCTCCAGGTAGCTTTGGTGGCACCTTCGACGAATTCTTGCGGATTGTCCATCCCCAGGATCGGGCAGAGGTGACGCGGGAAATTGCCCATGCGATCGAAACCGGAACAGACTACGACATTGAATTTCGGATTCTGTGGGCAGATGGCAGCGTTCATTGGATTTTAGGCAAAGGACTGACCCTGCGAAACAGTGCAGGTCAGGCAGTTCGCATGATTGGTTTAGGCATGGACGTGACCGATCGCAAACGGGCGGAAGAAGCACTGCGGCAAGCACACCAACAGTTGGCATTCCACATCGAAAATTCGCCCCTGGGGGTCATCGAATGGGATCACGAACTGCGGATTAGCCACTGGTCTCACCAGGCTGAGCACATTTTTGGCTGGAAAGCAGAGGAGTTAATTGGCAAAGTCTGGAGCGATTGGAGCTTCATTTATGAGGCAGACCAGGCTCAGGTCAGCGAAATTGCAACCCGCCTATTAAATGGTCAGGATCAACAAAATATCAGTTACAACCGCAACTATGCCAAAGATGGACGCGTACTGGACTGTGAGTGGTATAACTCCGTATTGCTGGATGACGCTGGCAAAGCGATTTCAATTTTGAGTTTGATTCAAGATGTCAGCGATCGCAAGCGAACGGAAGCAGCCCTGCGGGAAAGCGAAGCCCAATATCGCGACCTGGTTGAAGCAGCAAATTGTATCATCGTCCGCTTTGATACCCGTGGCATCATCCGGTTTATCAATGATTACGGACAACGCTTTTTTGGCTACGAAGCAAACGAACTCATCGGACATAACGTGATGGGGACGATCGTCCCCGAAATGGAAAGCTCCGGGCGCGATCTAAACGCACTTGTGCACGACATGCGCCATCATCCCGAACGCTATGCCCTGAATGAAAACGAGAATCTGTGCAAAAACGGCGATCGGGTCTGGGTTGTCTGGTCTAACAAACCCATTTTGGACGAAGCTGGAAATGTGGTGGAAATCCTTTCCGTTGGCACCAATGTAACTGAACGCAAACAAGCTGAAGAAGCCCTGCGGCGCAGTGAACTCAAATTTCGCAACATCTTTAACAACTCCCAGGTTGGCATCTTTCGAACCCGCTTAGAAGATGGGCTGATCCTGGAAGCAAACCAGAAATACGTCGAATTCACAGGCCTATGTTCGCCAGAAGATGTGATTGGAAAACGGCGATCGACCGAGTTTTATGTGCATCCCGAGGATCGGGATCGCATGCTAGAAGAGTTGCTGGCAACCGGTGAAGTCAACAATTTTGAGATGCAGTTCCGCCAGCAGGATGGTTCCATTCGCTGGGGCATGTACTCCGTGCGCCTGAACCAGGAAGAATATTGTCTGGAAGGGGTAATTACCGACATCACCGCCAGCAAACAGGCAGAAGAAGCCCTGCGGCGCAATGAACTGAAGTACCGCAACATTTTTGAAAACTCCCAGGTAGGGATTGGGCGCACCCGTTTGGGAGATGGCATGTTTCTGGAAGTGAACCAGCGTTATGCCGAAATTATGGGTTTTAACACTCCCGCTGACCTGGTTGGCAGACGCTTCACCGAAGAGTTCTATGCCAATCCCGCCGATCGAGATCGCATCCTGGAAGAATTTGATACCTACGGTGAAGTGCGAAACTTTGAAGAACAACTGCGCCGCCCCGATGGCTCGATCGCCTGGGGACTGCTATCACTCCGCGTTAACCCTGAGGAAGGGTGCCTGGATTTTGTGCTGACCGACATCAGCGAGCGCAAAAGGCTTGAGGAAGAACTGCGCCAGTCCCAGCAATTCCTCAACAGCATTATTGAAAACATTCCCCTGGCACTATTTGCCAAAGATATCCAGAACGATTTCCGCTACGTATTAATCAACAACAGTTCAGAAAAAATCCTAGGCTTTTCCAGAACAGGGGCGATCGGGCTAACCGACTACGACCTGATTCCCCAGGAACAGGCAGATTTCTTCCGAGCACAGGACCTTCAGGCAGTCCAACAAAAAACGTTATTGGAAGTGGTCGAGCAGCCCCTGCCGACCACCCAGGAAACCATCCTGGCACGCACCCTCAAATTACCGTTGTTCGACGACCAGGGAAACCCCACCCATCTACTTTGCATTGCCGAAGACATCACCGATCGCAAACAACGGGAAGAAGCCCTGCGGTTAATCGTCGAAGGCACCGCTTCCAAAACGGGGGATGAATTTTTCCGTGCCTGTGTTCGTTACCTCGCCAGAGTGCTGCGAGTTCGTTACGCCCTCGTTTCTGAGCATGGGGAAGACATCGGCGATTCTGTCCACACCCTGGCGTGCTGGAGCGGGGATGGATTTGCTGAAAACTTTACCTATTGCCTGCAAAACAGCCCCTGCGAACAGGTTTTTCAGGGTAGAACCTGTTACTATCCCGCCGACCTTCAGCAGCTTTTTCCTGAAGATGCCTTGCTGGTTGACATGAAGGCAGAGAGCTATTTAGGCGTTCCCCTGATCGACTCATCGGGAGAAATTCTGGGTCACATGGCAGTGATGGATAACCAACCGATGGAGTCCGATCCAGGACGGGAATTAATCCTGAAGATTTTTGCTGCCCGTGCTGGGGCTGAACTAGAGCGCAAGCAGGCGGAAGATGCCCTGGCGCGGCGTGCCCAAATCGATAGTTTGCTGAGCAGTATTTCTCGCCAGTTTATCGATCAGGATGGGACAACTGCCCTGGACTTTGCCCTGGAAGCGATCGCCCAATTGATTGAAGCCGAACGCGCCAGTATTTTCGAATACTCGCCTGACCAGAGCCGGATTCACCTGATACAGGCATGGCATGCACCGAACATCAAACCCTTACCCCACTATCCCAATGGTGCTTCCGTTGCAGAATTCTCCTATCTGCATCATCAAGTCAGCCAGGGAGATGTGCTGCAAATTGCCCAGATCTCAGCACTCCCGCCAAACTCAGCAGAAAGAAACTTTTTTACCAGCCTCTCCGTGCAATCTGCGGTTGTCGTTCCCATGATTCACTCCGATCGCGTCGTTGGGTTTTTAGGGGCAGATGTGGTGCATTACTCCAAAACCTGGAGCCATGCAGAAATTAATTTACTCAAGTTGGTGGGAGAACTGATTGCGATCGGTCGTGCCCGTCACAAAGCAGAATCTGCCCTCCGAATTGCCAAGGATGCAGCCGAAGCCGCCAACCGGGCAAAAAGTGCCTTCCTGGCAAACATGAGCCACGAACTCCGCACCCCCTTAAACGCCATTCTCGGTTTTTCCCAACTCATGGAACGAGACATCGCCCTGACCGCCAATCAGCGCAACTCCCTGGTAACCATCAACCGTAGCGGCGAACACCTGCTAAACCTGATTAACGATGTTTTGGAAATGTCCAAAATCGAAGCAGGGCGAGTCACCGCAAACCCCGTTCCCTTCGATCTACTACTGCTGCTACAAACCCTGCGCGAAATGTTTCAAATCCGGGCAGCCGCCAAACACCTCTCGCTTCAGTTTGAGCTTGCCTCCGACTTGCCCCAATACGTTTTCACCGACGAAGGCAAACTGCGCCAGGTTCTCATCAATCTACTGGGAAATGCCATTAAATTCACCCAACGGGGAGGGGTAGTTTTGCGGTTGCGGGTTGAGCCAGGAGAGGAAGGGAGTCAGGAGCCAGGAGACGCAGAGATCCAGAGACACAGAGATGTGGAGACCCCACTCCCCACACCCCACACCCCACACCCCACACCCCACACCCCACACCCCACACCCCACACCCCACACCCCACACCCCACACCCCCTACTCCCCACCCCTCACCCTCTTCTTTGAAGTCGAAGACACCGGCTGCGGGATTGCGTTAGAAGAGATGGATCGATTGTTTGAACCCTTTGTTCAGACAACGGTTGGAACCCAAACCAGAGAAGGGACAGGCCTGGGACTTGCCATCAGTCGTCAATTCGTGCAATTGATGGGGGGTGATATTTACTTCGTCAGCACGGTAGATGTCGGCTCAACTTTCTACTTCGAGATCCCAGTAACCCTGGCAGATCCAGTTGAGGTGGTTCCCCCTTCGACCAGCAGGCGCGTCCTCAGGCTTGCCCCAGACCAACCCGCCTACCGCATTCTGGTCGTGGACGATCGCCCCGAAAACCGCGACCTGATTGCCCAACTCCTGAGCACTATTGGGTTTGAAGTTCGCACCGCAGACAACGGGCAGGAAGCGATCGCCCAGTGGCAAACCTACCATCCCCATCTGATCTGGATGGATATGCGCATGCCCGTAATGAATGGCTACGAGGCAACCCGCCAGATTCGAGCGAAAGAAGCCAGGAATCAGGAGCCAGGGGACGCAGAGACCGCTCAATCTCCCCACCCCACACCCCACACCCCACACCCCACACCCCACACCCCACACCCCACCAAAATCATCGCCCTTACCGCCAGCGCTTTCGAGGAACAGCGATCGAACATTTTGGCAGCAGGTTGCGATGACTTTGTTGGTAAACCCTTTAAAGAACAGGAAATCTTCGAGAAAATGGCTCACCACCTGGGCGTGAAGTACATTTACGAGGAACCAGAGGACGGAGACACCAATACAGACGAACACGCCATTTCATCCCCCCTCCCCCCTCCCTCCTCCCTCCAAACTATGTCCCCCCAATGGATTACCCAATTGCACCAGGCTGCCCTACGAGTGGATGCCAACCAGATTCTCAAACTGATTGAGCAAATTCCTGAGTCTGATTCTGCCCTGGCTCGATCGCTGAAGCGGCTGGTAAATGACTACTGCTTCGATGAAATCCTGGAACTAACCCAGGCAAACCTGAATTGA